Proteins from one Clostridium cellulovorans 743B genomic window:
- a CDS encoding methyl-accepting chemotaxis protein has translation MNWFKNLKIRTKFFICFAAMVILIFISSSFSYFSSKTIQENLVGLYDEEIAGILYKSDIEKNLLLINTINSGLIDESKKSQSETLKRAVDIYIEENDESLEKLKETLEDSEEVENFGNFKKQIEEINEKTMILSQFVEKGDYKGAKEHNAALEMTMQKLFLAIDNDILDDKEEAEEYYQDSNEVYRFTSTVSAIILTIAVVVASILGYIVARIIGRQVRGISKFAQALGKGDLTYSFEATTKDELGIAASELSKAAENMKELIQKVIASASSISIGSEKLSEISETTSIQITNVSQATHQITLGIDELSSNIQNVNFSVNELSSESELLAKQSNEGKLIAKDIKVRAAEINTRGINSANEAKELYRQKHVSISNALKDAEVIKEIKLITDSIKSITEQTNLLSLNASIEAARAGEAGKGFAVVADEVRKLAEQSSIAVDNIKTVIDSVQYAFDNLADNTRDMLDFIENKVNPDYDVLLDISENYEKDANYINDDYEATANTSDSINVTLSNISSSVGSVTAVAEETTASSQEISSTIRETSKAIEIIAKSAHEQAQLAEGLNKQIHQFKIE, from the coding sequence ATGAATTGGTTTAAAAATTTAAAGATAAGAACGAAATTTTTTATATGTTTTGCAGCTATGGTCATCCTTATTTTTATTTCTTCATCATTCTCTTATTTTAGTTCTAAAACTATCCAAGAAAATTTAGTTGGTCTATATGATGAAGAAATTGCAGGTATTTTATATAAATCTGATATAGAAAAGAATTTACTTTTGATAAATACGATCAATAGTGGCTTAATTGATGAAAGTAAAAAATCACAAAGTGAAACATTAAAAAGAGCAGTAGACATTTATATTGAAGAAAATGATGAAAGTTTGGAAAAACTAAAAGAGACTCTTGAGGATTCAGAAGAAGTGGAAAATTTCGGAAATTTTAAGAAGCAAATAGAAGAAATTAATGAGAAAACTATGATACTGAGTCAGTTCGTTGAAAAAGGTGATTACAAAGGTGCAAAAGAACATAATGCAGCTTTAGAAATGACTATGCAAAAGCTTTTTTTAGCTATAGATAACGACATTCTTGACGATAAGGAAGAAGCAGAAGAATATTATCAAGATTCTAACGAGGTATACAGATTTACAAGCACTGTAAGTGCTATAATCTTAACTATTGCAGTTGTTGTAGCATCAATTCTTGGATATATTGTAGCAAGAATAATTGGGAGACAAGTAAGAGGTATTTCTAAATTTGCACAAGCTTTAGGAAAAGGTGATTTAACTTACAGTTTCGAAGCTACTACAAAGGACGAGCTTGGTATAGCAGCTTCTGAATTAAGTAAGGCAGCGGAAAATATGAAGGAACTAATACAAAAAGTAATTGCAAGTGCATCAAGTATAAGCATTGGTAGTGAAAAATTATCTGAAATTTCAGAGACCACATCTATTCAGATTACAAATGTGAGTCAAGCTACTCACCAAATAACGTTAGGGATAGATGAATTAAGTTCAAATATTCAAAATGTAAATTTCTCTGTAAATGAATTATCTTCTGAGTCTGAACTTTTAGCAAAACAATCTAATGAAGGTAAATTAATTGCTAAAGACATAAAAGTACGTGCTGCAGAAATAAACACTAGGGGAATTAATTCAGCTAATGAAGCAAAAGAATTATATAGACAAAAACACGTTAGCATCAGTAATGCGCTTAAAGATGCAGAAGTAATTAAAGAGATAAAATTAATTACAGACAGTATAAAAAGTATAACCGAACAGACGAACCTACTTTCTTTGAATGCATCTATAGAAGCAGCTAGGGCTGGGGAAGCTGGTAAAGGTTTTGCGGTTGTAGCAGATGAAGTGAGGAAACTTGCTGAACAATCTTCAATAGCTGTTGATAATATTAAAACGGTTATAGACAGTGTTCAATATGCTTTTGACAATTTAGCAGATAATACTAGAGATATGTTAGACTTCATCGAGAATAAGGTAAATCCAGATTATGATGTACTTTTAGATATATCAGAGAACTATGAAAAAGATGCAAATTATATTAATGATGATTATGAAGCTACAGCTAATACTTCTGACAGCATCAATGTAACTTTATCTAATATTAGTTCTTCAGTTGGTAGTGTTACAGCTGTAGCTGAGGAAACTACAGCAAGTTCTCAAGAAATAAGTAGTACGATAAGAGAAACCTCAAAAGCCATAGAAATTATTGCGAAATCTGCTCATGAACAAGCACAACTAGCAGAAGGGTTGAATAAGCAAATTCATCAATTTAAAATCGAGTAA
- a CDS encoding pentapeptide repeat-containing protein, protein MTNNKNSIKIGSPKIPKKLAEVNNIKDLLEDEYKVSEAIVEDSSVEEVSLKDIVFDAVIFKNVVFENVDFRRIDITDVIFENCDLSNNDFSGAVLHRVSFKNCKLVGSNLSEGTFRNVSFNDSNCQYISFSFSDLKEVIFDNCNLKGSELGSCKFSKVYIEDCYLVEANLSQTKLKGIDLTSCDISKIIVGIEDLLGLIVTPMQALSLTSLLGIVIK, encoded by the coding sequence ATGACGAATAATAAAAATAGTATAAAGATTGGTTCACCTAAAATACCAAAGAAACTTGCAGAAGTTAATAATATCAAAGATTTATTAGAAGATGAATATAAGGTTAGTGAAGCTATTGTAGAAGATAGTAGTGTTGAAGAAGTTTCTTTAAAAGATATTGTTTTTGATGCTGTTATATTTAAAAATGTAGTGTTTGAAAATGTTGATTTTAGAAGAATAGACATTACGGATGTAATTTTTGAAAACTGCGACTTGTCCAATAATGATTTCAGTGGGGCAGTATTACATAGAGTAAGTTTTAAAAATTGTAAGCTTGTAGGTTCTAATCTTAGTGAGGGAACCTTTAGAAATGTTTCTTTTAATGATAGCAATTGTCAGTATATTTCTTTTAGTTTTTCGGATTTGAAAGAGGTAATATTTGATAATTGCAATCTAAAAGGCTCAGAATTAGGAAGCTGCAAATTTTCCAAGGTATATATCGAAGATTGCTATCTTGTAGAAGCTAATTTGTCTCAAACAAAGCTTAAGGGTATAGATCTAACCAGTTGCGATATATCGAAAATCATTGTAGGAATAGAAGATTTATTAGGCTTAATTGTTACTCCAATGCAAGCTTTATCGTTGACATCGTTGCTTGGAATAGTAATAAAGTAA
- the ppaX gene encoding pyrophosphatase PpaX, which translates to MIKAILFDLDGTILDTNDLILNSFKHSFKTHLDLELPREEIVKFFGEPLQYSLAKYGEDKLENLISTYRSYNEENHDSNVTLFKGVKEGLKVLKDKNFKLAIVTSKRESMTRRGLDLFGLTECFDVIITPEATKEHKPNGEPVLKACEVLGIKPEEAIMVGDSHNDILCGKNAGAKTGLVKYTALDQSELLKLYPDYLVDSIEEFAFVNDK; encoded by the coding sequence ATGATTAAGGCAATATTATTCGATTTAGATGGGACAATCTTAGATACAAATGATCTGATTTTAAATAGTTTTAAACATTCTTTTAAGACTCACTTAGACCTAGAGTTGCCAAGAGAAGAAATAGTAAAATTTTTTGGAGAGCCATTGCAATATTCTTTAGCAAAATATGGTGAGGATAAGTTAGAGAATTTAATTTCTACATATAGAAGCTATAATGAAGAAAATCATGATAGTAATGTTACTTTATTTAAAGGTGTTAAAGAAGGACTTAAGGTTTTAAAAGATAAGAACTTTAAGCTTGCAATTGTAACTTCAAAAAGAGAGAGTATGACTAGACGAGGCCTTGATCTTTTCGGATTAACAGAGTGTTTCGATGTTATAATCACTCCAGAAGCTACTAAAGAACATAAACCAAATGGGGAGCCAGTTTTAAAAGCTTGTGAAGTTTTAGGAATAAAACCAGAGGAAGCTATAATGGTAGGAGATTCTCATAATGATATTTTATGTGGAAAAAATGCCGGTGCTAAAACTGGACTTGTAAAATATACTGCTCTTGATCAATCAGAACTACTAAAGTTGTATCCTGATTATTTAGTTGACAGTATAGAAGAATTTGCTTTCGTAAATGATAAATAA
- a CDS encoding OmpA/MotB family protein: MKFRSRRFLSTSHEENFWPSFVDVMTTVAIVFFFMMLIFTYSVYGKYRNVQVTYDKLDDIAKQRAELYERLENDLKPKLGDDIIFDKENGRLEIKTEVLFQVDKYELTGEGVKIAKEVSEAFYTLFSNPVYRDKIKYVEVKGHTDNTFLADYNRFLSTNRAASFVNAMVPNGSKYEEYAAYFKSSGMSKFEPKVGSVDGQSMVEQDQNRRIEINIELNDKDIEEAIKTLLGEG, from the coding sequence ATGAAATTTAGATCTCGGAGATTTTTATCTACTAGTCATGAAGAAAATTTTTGGCCTTCCTTTGTAGATGTTATGACAACCGTTGCAATAGTATTTTTTTTTATGATGCTTATTTTTACTTATTCTGTGTATGGAAAATATAGGAATGTACAAGTAACTTATGATAAATTAGATGATATTGCGAAGCAAAGGGCTGAACTATATGAAAGACTCGAGAATGATTTAAAGCCCAAGCTTGGCGATGACATAATTTTTGATAAAGAAAATGGGAGATTGGAAATAAAAACAGAAGTGCTGTTTCAAGTAGATAAATATGAACTTACTGGTGAAGGAGTTAAGATAGCTAAAGAAGTTTCAGAAGCGTTTTATACCCTTTTTAGTAATCCAGTATATAGAGATAAGATTAAGTATGTAGAGGTAAAAGGACATACAGATAATACATTTTTAGCTGATTATAATAGATTTTTATCAACAAATAGAGCTGCTAGTTTTGTTAATGCTATGGTTCCTAATGGCTCAAAATATGAAGAGTATGCAGCTTATTTTAAGTCCTCTGGTATGTCTAAGTTTGAGCCTAAAGTAGGCTCTGTTGATGGGCAATCAATGGTAGAACAAGATCAGAATAGAAGAATAGAGATAAATATTGAATTAAATGATAAGGATATAGAAGAAGCTATAAAAACTTTACTAGGAGAAGGATAA
- a CDS encoding CPC_1213 family protein: MPKMNKAKEKKQESKNFKKKHINHDPNAESARAAFGEPKAHDADRLDFKL, from the coding sequence ATGCCGAAGATGAATAAAGCGAAAGAAAAAAAGCAAGAAAGTAAGAATTTTAAGAAAAAACATATAAATCACGATCCTAATGCAGAAAGTGCTCGTGCGGCTTTTGGAGAACCAAAGGCCCATGATGCAGATAGATTAGATTTTAAATTATAA
- a CDS encoding stalk domain-containing protein: MNLLVGLIVLSLVYFVFSMHVHFVETLRIQKYGRGVFTISSNKYRKSLKGKKEFTMIASPVKSGESIYLPLKTVAKLVGARVTSKDDVNKLKIRYYGKIIYVTNENTVAVRDTAYRDMKSIKDAKVSNDEVLLPIETLRRMFGVKIDIENNNIILR, from the coding sequence ATGAATCTATTAGTAGGATTAATAGTATTGTCACTTGTCTATTTTGTTTTTTCAATGCATGTTCATTTTGTAGAAACTTTAAGAATACAGAAATACGGAAGAGGGGTATTTACAATCAGCTCCAATAAATATCGTAAGAGTTTAAAAGGCAAAAAGGAGTTTACAATGATTGCTTCTCCGGTTAAGAGTGGAGAATCTATATATCTTCCATTAAAAACTGTGGCCAAGCTCGTGGGAGCCCGTGTTACTTCTAAAGATGATGTTAACAAGCTAAAGATAAGATATTATGGTAAAATCATCTATGTAACAAATGAAAATACTGTTGCTGTGCGAGATACAGCATATAGAGATATGAAAAGTATAAAGGATGCAAAAGTAAGCAATGATGAAGTGTTGCTTCCAATTGAAACATTGAGAAGAATGTTTGGAGTTAAAATAGATATAGAAAATAATAATATAATTTTACGTTAG
- a CDS encoding ribonuclease H-like domain-containing protein, whose amino-acid sequence MIIRENRIKLDNVDAKYALNYEGNNKIFRDALYFDLEHCVYKVPICVGVFGCCYYDEKNNDVVITQYMIEGKSDVKEILVMAKEYFLKMYNKYNKRYIVTFSGNNDFSVINALLLKYKVNINIRELFKEVDLQIEFKKATDTCIGLKNLENLFGIHREGEVISGTNLAKTFSKIVKDPFYYSRMPAEKKEKILIYNEQDVANLVKINLLWNKIMPNCIQKIKAEKLDMEQKRKNEEKSKANSE is encoded by the coding sequence TTGATTATTAGAGAAAATAGAATAAAACTTGATAATGTAGATGCTAAATATGCTTTAAATTATGAAGGAAATAATAAAATTTTTAGAGATGCGTTATATTTTGATTTAGAACATTGCGTATATAAAGTTCCAATATGCGTTGGAGTATTTGGTTGTTGCTACTACGATGAAAAGAATAATGATGTTGTAATTACTCAATACATGATAGAAGGCAAGAGTGATGTTAAAGAGATATTAGTGATGGCAAAAGAGTATTTCTTAAAAATGTATAATAAATATAATAAACGCTATATTGTAACATTCTCCGGAAATAACGATTTTAGTGTTATCAATGCACTGTTATTAAAATATAAAGTTAATATAAATATTAGAGAATTGTTTAAGGAAGTAGACCTTCAAATAGAGTTTAAAAAGGCTACAGATACATGCATAGGACTTAAAAATTTAGAGAATCTTTTTGGAATTCATAGAGAAGGTGAGGTTATAAGTGGTACTAACCTTGCTAAGACTTTTAGTAAGATAGTAAAAGATCCTTTCTATTATTCTAGAATGCCGGCTGAAAAGAAGGAGAAAATTTTAATATATAATGAACAAGATGTAGCAAACTTAGTAAAGATAAATTTACTTTGGAATAAAATTATGCCAAACTGTATTCAAAAGATTAAAGCAGAAAAACTTGATATGGAACAAAAAAGAAAGAATGAAGAAAAATCTAAGGCAAATTCAGAATGA
- a CDS encoding MetQ/NlpA family ABC transporter substrate-binding protein — protein sequence MKKWKTLLTAGLLAVSLTACGTGTSKGEKATENKNDKTITVGASANPHALILEKVKPILEKEGYTLEIQIFDDYVLPNTALDGGELDANFFQHEPYLNDFNKKKGTDLVAVQKVHIEPLGIYSKNLKDLKDLKEGVEITIPLDSSNGSRALKLLAKAGLFEVPDKETVSVADITKNTKNFKISEVEAKQLSKTLPDVALSVINSNYALEAGLNPVKDSLFIENSDSPYANIIVVKKGHENDEKIKALNKAITSEEIKKYINDEFKGAVVPAF from the coding sequence ATGAAAAAATGGAAAACTTTATTAACAGCAGGATTATTAGCAGTATCACTTACAGCTTGTGGTACAGGAACTTCAAAGGGAGAAAAAGCTACTGAAAATAAAAATGATAAAACTATAACTGTAGGAGCGTCAGCTAATCCACATGCACTAATTTTAGAAAAGGTTAAACCTATATTGGAAAAAGAAGGATATACTTTAGAGATTCAAATATTTGATGACTATGTGCTTCCAAATACAGCTTTAGATGGTGGAGAATTAGATGCTAACTTCTTTCAACACGAACCGTATTTAAATGACTTTAATAAGAAAAAAGGTACAGATTTAGTAGCAGTTCAAAAGGTCCACATTGAACCATTAGGAATATATTCGAAAAATCTAAAAGATCTAAAAGATCTAAAAGAAGGTGTGGAGATTACAATTCCATTAGATTCTTCTAATGGTTCTAGGGCTTTAAAACTTCTAGCTAAAGCTGGGTTATTTGAAGTTCCAGATAAAGAGACTGTATCAGTTGCGGACATAACAAAGAATACAAAGAATTTCAAGATAAGTGAAGTAGAAGCTAAGCAACTTTCAAAAACTCTTCCTGACGTTGCTTTATCAGTTATTAATTCGAACTATGCACTAGAAGCAGGCTTAAACCCAGTTAAGGATTCTTTATTTATAGAAAATTCTGATTCACCATATGCTAATATTATAGTAGTTAAAAAAGGTCATGAAAATGATGAAAAAATTAAAGCTCTTAACAAAGCAATTACTTCAGAAGAAATAAAGAAATATATTAATGATGAATTTAAAGGGGCTGTTGTGCCAGCTTTCTAA
- a CDS encoding methionine ABC transporter permease, which produces MNNFIKAWDTYLLEGIIDTIYMVGWSTVFAVLIGFILAIILVITDKEGLRPNKIIYRLLDITINVFRSFPFIILIVAVIPVTRFIVGKAIGNTAAIVPLTIGAAPFVARIIESSLKEVDKGIIEAAKSFGASNFQIIFRVMIKEAVPSIVRGITLSIISLIGYAAMAGAIGAKGLGYVAIQIGYSRFDNALIFYTVVILILLVQGIQIIGDLLYKKLK; this is translated from the coding sequence ATGAACAATTTTATCAAAGCATGGGATACGTATCTCCTAGAAGGAATAATTGATACTATATATATGGTTGGATGGTCTACTGTTTTTGCTGTATTAATAGGATTTATTTTAGCTATTATTTTAGTTATAACTGATAAAGAGGGGTTAAGACCAAATAAAATAATATATAGACTTTTGGATATTACTATTAATGTATTTAGATCTTTTCCTTTTATCATATTGATTGTTGCTGTTATTCCAGTTACAAGATTTATAGTAGGAAAGGCAATAGGTAATACTGCGGCTATTGTTCCACTTACCATTGGAGCTGCTCCATTTGTAGCAAGAATAATTGAAAGTTCTTTAAAAGAAGTGGATAAGGGGATAATTGAAGCTGCAAAATCTTTTGGCGCAAGCAATTTTCAAATAATTTTTAGAGTCATGATAAAGGAAGCAGTTCCATCTATTGTTAGAGGAATCACTCTTTCTATAATTTCACTTATTGGTTATGCTGCAATGGCAGGAGCAATAGGCGCAAAAGGTCTTGGGTATGTAGCTATTCAAATAGGTTATTCTAGATTTGATAATGCATTAATTTTTTATACAGTCGTAATATTGATTTTATTAGTACAAGGTATTCAGATAATTGGAGATTTACTTTATAAGAAATTGAAATAG